A portion of the Musa acuminata AAA Group cultivar baxijiao chromosome BXJ1-1, Cavendish_Baxijiao_AAA, whole genome shotgun sequence genome contains these proteins:
- the LOC103974959 gene encoding uncharacterized protein LOC103974959, with protein MWARLSPRLVKLTSHFLTSAADYLSFRAVCKPWRSALPLRPSHLHTHLPFLLLLSPSEPRIRSAFRLSAASYSGSIRPLPNTVNKFCIGSSFGWLILICEASSDVSLFNPITAEEISLPSLSTLPADVLISSAQSDDGVRMYTVKTDCHNLPVESDALVDKAVLSSDPTLDRDFVAIVFLNDVHKKCFSCRPDDPSWRANVNGPILDLYFFAPGIRFLFRLVDVVPYGTRRLCAVYDDTEMLGIFEVDPGPPGRVTMIACDVMPISVPQNRLPSYLVPSAGELLLVTGCSKRTADGRDIESFRVFWLDPGDWNRDAEAVEVDDIHLIRDRIFFLGTSHSVSVDAGDYPGFEGNNMYFVYRDEVTEEEEESVFSIGLLRLGDGEIRVIADSNQAEGQRFEWRSDGSDATWWVSPNLRGRYE; from the coding sequence ATGTGGGCAAGGCTTTCTCCCCGGCTCGTCAAACTCACCTCCCACTTTCTGACGAGTGCCGCCGACTACCTTAGCTTCCGGGCCGTCTGCAAGCCGTGGCGCTCCGCCCTCCCCCTTCGGCCTAGCCACCTGCACACTCatctccccttcctcctcctcctctccccctcGGAACCAAGAATCCGCTCAGCCTTCCGCCTCTCGGCCGCCTCCTACTCCGGAAGCATTCGCCCGCTCCCTAACACCGTCAACAAGTTCTGCATCGGCTCCTCCTTCGGGTGGCTCATCCTCATCTGCGAGGCTTCCTCCGATGTCTCCCTCTTCAACCCCATCACCGCCGAAGAGATTTCGCTCCCCAGCCTCTCCACTCTCCCGGCCGACGTGCTGATCTCGTCCGCCCAATCCGACGACGGCGTCAGAATGTACACCGTCAAGACGGACTGCCACAATCTTCCGGTCGAgtccgacgccctcgtcgacaagGCTGTCTTGTCGTCCGACCCCACCCTCGACCGGGACTTCGTGGCCATCGTCTTCCTCAACGATGTGCACAAGAAATGCTTTTCGTGCCGACCAGATGACCCGTCGTGGAGGGCGAACGTCAACGGCCCTATCTTGGACCTCTATTTCTTTGCCCCCGGAATACGATTTCTGTTCCGTTTGGTCGACGTCGTGCCCTACGGCACGAGGAGGCTGTGCGCCGTCTACGATGACACTGAGATGTTGGGGATTTTCGAAGTCGATCCAGGCCCGCCGGGGAGGGTGACGATGATCGCATGTGATGTCATGCCTATCAGCGTGCCGCAGAATCGTTTACCCTCCTACTTGGTTCCGTCGGCCGGAGAACTGCTGCTGGTTACCGGGTGCTCCAAGAGGACTGCAGACGGGAGGGACATCGAGAGCTTCCGCGTCTTCTGGCTCGACCCAGGAGACTGGAACAGGGACGCGGAGGCCGTCGAGGTGGACGACATCCACCTCATCAGAGACCGCATCTTTTTCTTGGGCACCAGCCACTCGGTGTCGGTCGATGCTGGGGACTACCCGGGGTTCGAGGGGAACAACATGTACTTCGTGTACCGAGACGAGGTgaccgaggaggaggaagagtcgGTGTTCAGCATCGGCTTGCTCAGGCTGGGAGACGGTGAGATCAGAGTCATCGCCGATTCGAACCAGGCTGAGGGGCAAAGGTTCGAGTGGCGGTCTGACGGGTCGGACGCGACTTGGTGGGTGTCCCCTAATCTTCGCGGCCGCTACGAGTAG
- the LOC135679353 gene encoding uncharacterized protein LOC135679353, whose amino-acid sequence MADHVPRIAMWTGLRQHLVKLTSHFLRSASDYIRFRAVCKCWRSAVLPRPRHLPAQLPFLLYLSTPEPRNSSAFCLANAFNGSMRRLPHTTSMYCIGSSYGWLILISEVTSADGIGSYFIKTDYPNIPVESNAIVDKAVLSSDPTLDRDFVAIVFLDGIYKRCFTCRPGDRSWKDNVNEPFDYLHWIFPGVPQVFNLTDAVPYGERRLCAVYNDKNYLAVFDVDPGPPGRATMIAWNSMPPCVPRGGLPTYLIGSAGELLLVTEFYKRSAARKNTRSFRVFRLDPGDGDRPAKAIEVQDIGDRIFWVRAIRCASPAGDFPGFLGNAIYYVKEEKMSLEGEDTLVSTVSVVNLENGEITEVIDSGGSEPDELEWLSDRLDIPW is encoded by the exons ATGGCCGACCATGTCCCAAGAATAGCTATGTGGACAGGGCTTCGCCAGCATCTCGTCAAGCTCACCTCCCATTTCTTGAGAAGCGCCTCCGACTACATCCGCTTCCGCGCCGTCTGCAAGTGTTGGCGTTCCGCCGTCCTCCCCCGGCCCCGTCACCTCCCCGCTCAGCTCCCCTTCCTCCTCTACCTCTCTACCCCGGAACCAAGAAACAGTTCCGCCTTCTGCCTCGCCAACGCCTTTAATGGAAGCATGCGCCGCCTACCTCACACCACCAGCATGTATTGCATCGGCTCCTCTTACGGGTGGCTCATCCTCATCTCCGAAGTCACCTCCGCG GACGGCATCGGATCTTACTTCATCAAAACGGACTACCCCAACATTCCGGTCGAGTCCAACGCCATCGTCGACAAGGCCGTCTTGTCCTCCGACCCTACCCTCGACCGGGACTTCGTGGCAATCGTCTTCCTCGACGGCATATACAAGCGCTGCTTTACCTGCCGCCCAGGGGACAGATCGTGGAAGGACAACGTCAACGAACCTTTCGATTATCTCCATTGGATTTTCCCAGGAGTGCCGCAGGTGTTCAACCTGACTGACGCCGTGCCCTACGGCGAGCGGAGGTTGTGCGCTGTCTACAATGACAAAAATTACTTAGCAGTCTTCGACGTCGACCCAGGCCCGCCGGGGAGGGCGACGATGATCGCATGGAACTCCATGCCGCCCTGCGTGCCGCGCGGTGGTTTACCCACCTACTTGATCGGGTCGGCTGGAGAACTACTCCTGGTTACCGAGTTCTACAAGAGGAGTGCAGCCAGGAAGAACACCAGGAGCTTCCGCGTCTTCAGGCTCGATCCAGGCGACGGAGACCGGCCAGCGAAGGCGATCGAAGTGCAGGACATCGGCGACCGTAT TTTTTGGGTACGAGCCATTCGGTGTGCGTCGCCGGCAGGGGACTTCCCAGGGTTCCTGGGGAATGCCATCTACTACGTGAAGGAAGAGAAGATGAGTTTGGAGGGGGAAGATACCCTGGTGTCGACCGTGAGCGTGGTCAACCTGGAAAATGGTGAGATCACGGAGGTTATCGATTCCGGCGGGTCTGAGCCGGATGAGCTCGAGTGGCTGTCGGACCGGTTGGACATCCCCTGGTGA